In Candidatus Dormiibacterota bacterium, a genomic segment contains:
- a CDS encoding dipeptidase: protein MTDTDLDAYCREHQPRFLDELIEACRIPSISADPAHAADVVRSAEFLARAALDAGFTHAELLPTAGHPAVYAERTVDPALPTALIYGHHDVQPVDPLDEWVSPPFDPQVRDGALYARGAVDDKGQVWMHLKAVEAHMRVRGSLPLNLKLIVEGEEEIGSVHFDDLVARERDRLAADVAVVSDTPIFARGVPSLCTGLRGLANVEVEVTGPGLDLHSGNFGGAVANPVEVLARMLASLKDPVTGRVTVPGFYDRVREPSADERAQFAALPFVEATFLEEAGGAPATVGEEGWSTLERLWVRPTLELNGIWGGYQGPGSKTIVPARAGAKITCRLVPDQEPAEIAGLVAAAVRAAAPAGVRVRVTCEAGGRPVVTPSDHPALDAARAAMRHGFGGEPALIRIGGSIPPVATFQEVLGIPGVLIGVGLPDDQIHAPNERFDLDQYARGVRVIARLWEELPRSLRPALT, encoded by the coding sequence GTGACCGACACCGACCTCGACGCCTACTGCCGCGAGCACCAGCCGCGCTTCCTCGACGAGCTGATCGAGGCGTGCCGCATCCCCAGCATCTCCGCCGACCCCGCCCACGCCGCCGACGTGGTGCGGAGCGCCGAGTTCCTCGCCCGGGCGGCCCTCGACGCCGGCTTCACCCACGCCGAGCTGTTGCCCACCGCCGGCCACCCCGCGGTCTACGCCGAGCGCACCGTCGACCCGGCGCTGCCCACCGCGCTGATCTACGGGCACCACGACGTGCAGCCGGTCGACCCGCTCGACGAGTGGGTGTCGCCGCCCTTCGACCCGCAGGTGCGCGACGGCGCCCTCTACGCCCGCGGGGCGGTCGACGACAAGGGCCAGGTGTGGATGCACCTCAAGGCGGTGGAGGCCCACATGCGGGTGCGCGGCAGCCTGCCCCTCAACCTCAAGCTGATCGTCGAGGGCGAGGAGGAGATCGGCTCGGTGCACTTCGACGACCTCGTCGCCCGCGAGCGTGACCGCCTCGCCGCCGACGTCGCGGTGGTCTCCGACACCCCGATCTTCGCCCGCGGTGTGCCCTCGCTCTGCACCGGCCTGCGCGGCCTCGCCAACGTCGAGGTCGAGGTGACAGGCCCCGGCCTCGACCTTCATTCCGGCAACTTCGGCGGCGCCGTCGCCAACCCGGTCGAGGTGCTGGCCCGGATGCTCGCCAGCCTCAAGGACCCGGTCACCGGCCGGGTCACCGTCCCCGGCTTCTACGACCGGGTGCGCGAGCCCTCGGCGGACGAGCGGGCCCAGTTCGCGGCGCTGCCCTTCGTGGAGGCCACCTTCCTGGAGGAGGCGGGGGGAGCGCCGGCGACGGTGGGTGAGGAGGGCTGGTCGACGCTGGAGCGGCTCTGGGTGCGTCCCACCCTCGAGCTCAACGGCATCTGGGGCGGCTACCAGGGTCCGGGCTCGAAGACGATCGTCCCCGCCCGGGCCGGCGCCAAGATCACCTGCCGGCTGGTGCCCGACCAGGAGCCCGCCGAGATCGCCGGGCTCGTCGCCGCCGCGGTGCGCGCCGCCGCGCCGGCGGGGGTGCGGGTGCGGGTGACCTGCGAGGCGGGGGGGCGGCCGGTGGTCACTCCCAGCGACCATCCCGCGCTCGACGCCGCCCGGGCGGCGATGCGCCACGGCTTCGGCGGCGAGCCCGCCCTGATCCGGATCGGCGGGTCGATCCCACCGGTGGCCACCTTCCAGGAGGTGCTCGGGATCCCCGGCGTGCTGATCGGCGTCGGGCTGCCCGACGACCAGATCCACGCCCCCAACGAGCGCTTCGACCTCGACCAGTACGCCCGGGGGGTGCGGGTGATCGCCCGCCTGTGGGAGGAGCTGCCCCGCAGCCTCCGGCCGGCCCTGACCTGA